Proteins encoded in a region of the Homo sapiens chromosome 9, GRCh38.p14 Primary Assembly genome:
- the ENTPD2 gene encoding ectonucleoside triphosphate diphosphohydrolase 2 isoform 2 (isoform 2 is encoded by transcript variant 2): MAGKVRSLLPPLLLAAAGLAGLLLLCVPTRDVREPPALKYGIVLDAGSSHTSMFIYKWPADKENDTGIVGQHSSCDVPGGGISSYADNPSGASQSLVGCLEQALQDVPKERHAGTPLYLGATAGMRLLNLTNPEASTSVLMAVTHTLTQYPFDFRGARILSGQEEGVFGWVTANYLLENFIKYGWVGRWFRPRKGTLGAMDLGGASTQITFETTSPAEDRASEVQLHLYGQHYRVYTHSFLCYGRDQVLQRLLASALQTHGFHPCWPRGFSTQVLLGDVYQSPCTMAQRPQNFNSSARVSLSGSSDPHLCRDLVSGLFSFSSCPFSRCSFNGVFQPPVAGNFVAFSAFFYTVDFLRTSMGLPVATLQQLEAAAVNVCNQTWAQQLLSRGYGFDERAFGGVIFQKKAADTAVGWALGYMLNLTNLIPADPPGLRKGTDFSSWVVLLLLFASALLAALVLLLRQVHSAKLPSTI; the protein is encoded by the exons ATGGCCGGGAAGGTGCGGTCACTGCTGCCGCCGCTGCTGCTGGCCGCCGCGGGCCTCGCCGGCCTCCTACTGCTGTGCGTCCCCACCCGCGACGTCCGGGAGCCGCCCGCCCTCAAG TATGGCATCGTCCTGGACGCTGGTTCTTCACACACGTCCATGTTTATCTACAAGTGGCCGGCAGACAAGGAGAACGACACAGGCATTGTGGGCCAGCACAGCTCCTGTGATGTTCCAG GTGGGGGCATCTCCAGCTATGCAGACAACCCTTCTGGGGCCAGCCAGAGTCTTGTTGGATGCCTCGAACAGGCGCTTCAGGATGTGCCCAAAGAGAGACACGCGGGCACACCCCTCTACCTGGGAGCCACAGCGGGTATGCGCCTGCTCAA CCTGACCAATCCAGAGGCCTCGACCAGTGTGCTCATGGCAGTGACTCACACACTGACCCAGTACCCCTTTGACTTCCGGGGTGCACGCATCCTCTCGGGCCAGGAAGAGGGGGTGTTTGGCTGGGTGACTGCCAACTACCTGCTGGAGAACTTCATCAAG TACGGCTGGGTGGGCCGGTGGTTCCGGCCACGGAAGGGGACACTGGGGGCCATGGACCTGGGGGGTGCCTCTACCCAGATCACTTTTGAGACAACCAGTCCAGCTGAGGACAGAGCCAGCGAGGTCCAGCTGCATCTCTACGGCCAGCACTACCGAGTCTACACCCACAGCTTCCTCTGCTATGGCCGTGACCAGGTCCTCCAGAGGCTGCTGGCCAGCGCCCTCCAG ACCCACGGCTTCCACCCCTGCTGGCCGAGGGGCTTTTCCACCCAAGTGCTGCTCGGGGATGTGTACCAGTCACCATGCACCATGGCCCAGCGGCCCCAGAACTTCAACAGCAGTGCCAGGGTCAGCCTGTCAGGGAGCAGTGACCCCCACCTCTGCCGAGATCTGGTTTCTGGGCTCTTCAGCTTCTCCTCCTGCCCCTTCTCCCGATGCTCTTTCAATGGGGTCTTCCAGCCCCCAGTGGCTGGGAACTTTGTG GCCTTCTCTGCCTTCTTCTACACTGTGGACTTTTTGCGGACTTCGATGGGGCTGCCCGTGGCCACCCTGCAGCAGCTGGAGGCAGCCGCAGTGAATGTCTGCAACCAGACCTGGGCTCAG CAGCTGCTGAGTCGCGGCTACGGCTTCGACGAGCGCGCCTTCGGCGGCGTGATCTTCCAGAAGAAG GCCGCGGACACTGCAGTGGGCTGGGCGCTCGGCTACATGCTGAACCTGACCAACCTGATCCCCGCCGACCCGCCGGGGCTGCGCAAGGGCACAGACTTCAGCTCCTGGGTCGTCCTCCTGCTGCTCTTCGCCTCCGCGCTCCTGGCTGCGCTTGTCCTGCTGCTGCGTCAGGTGCACTCCGCCAAGCTGCCAAGCACCATTTAG
- the ENTPD2 gene encoding ectonucleoside triphosphate diphosphohydrolase 2 isoform 1 (isoform 1 is encoded by transcript variant 1) yields the protein MAGKVRSLLPPLLLAAAGLAGLLLLCVPTRDVREPPALKYGIVLDAGSSHTSMFIYKWPADKENDTGIVGQHSSCDVPGGGISSYADNPSGASQSLVGCLEQALQDVPKERHAGTPLYLGATAGMRLLNLTNPEASTSVLMAVTHTLTQYPFDFRGARILSGQEEGVFGWVTANYLLENFIKYGWVGRWFRPRKGTLGAMDLGGASTQITFETTSPAEDRASEVQLHLYGQHYRVYTHSFLCYGRDQVLQRLLASALQTHGFHPCWPRGFSTQVLLGDVYQSPCTMAQRPQNFNSSARVSLSGSSDPHLCRDLVSGLFSFSSCPFSRCSFNGVFQPPVAGNFVAFSAFFYTVDFLRTSMGLPVATLQQLEAAAVNVCNQTWAQLQARVPGQRARLADYCAGAMFVQQLLSRGYGFDERAFGGVIFQKKAADTAVGWALGYMLNLTNLIPADPPGLRKGTDFSSWVVLLLLFASALLAALVLLLRQVHSAKLPSTI from the exons ATGGCCGGGAAGGTGCGGTCACTGCTGCCGCCGCTGCTGCTGGCCGCCGCGGGCCTCGCCGGCCTCCTACTGCTGTGCGTCCCCACCCGCGACGTCCGGGAGCCGCCCGCCCTCAAG TATGGCATCGTCCTGGACGCTGGTTCTTCACACACGTCCATGTTTATCTACAAGTGGCCGGCAGACAAGGAGAACGACACAGGCATTGTGGGCCAGCACAGCTCCTGTGATGTTCCAG GTGGGGGCATCTCCAGCTATGCAGACAACCCTTCTGGGGCCAGCCAGAGTCTTGTTGGATGCCTCGAACAGGCGCTTCAGGATGTGCCCAAAGAGAGACACGCGGGCACACCCCTCTACCTGGGAGCCACAGCGGGTATGCGCCTGCTCAA CCTGACCAATCCAGAGGCCTCGACCAGTGTGCTCATGGCAGTGACTCACACACTGACCCAGTACCCCTTTGACTTCCGGGGTGCACGCATCCTCTCGGGCCAGGAAGAGGGGGTGTTTGGCTGGGTGACTGCCAACTACCTGCTGGAGAACTTCATCAAG TACGGCTGGGTGGGCCGGTGGTTCCGGCCACGGAAGGGGACACTGGGGGCCATGGACCTGGGGGGTGCCTCTACCCAGATCACTTTTGAGACAACCAGTCCAGCTGAGGACAGAGCCAGCGAGGTCCAGCTGCATCTCTACGGCCAGCACTACCGAGTCTACACCCACAGCTTCCTCTGCTATGGCCGTGACCAGGTCCTCCAGAGGCTGCTGGCCAGCGCCCTCCAG ACCCACGGCTTCCACCCCTGCTGGCCGAGGGGCTTTTCCACCCAAGTGCTGCTCGGGGATGTGTACCAGTCACCATGCACCATGGCCCAGCGGCCCCAGAACTTCAACAGCAGTGCCAGGGTCAGCCTGTCAGGGAGCAGTGACCCCCACCTCTGCCGAGATCTGGTTTCTGGGCTCTTCAGCTTCTCCTCCTGCCCCTTCTCCCGATGCTCTTTCAATGGGGTCTTCCAGCCCCCAGTGGCTGGGAACTTTGTG GCCTTCTCTGCCTTCTTCTACACTGTGGACTTTTTGCGGACTTCGATGGGGCTGCCCGTGGCCACCCTGCAGCAGCTGGAGGCAGCCGCAGTGAATGTCTGCAACCAGACCTGGGCTCAG CTGCAAGCTCGGGTGCCAGGGCAACGGGCCCGCCTGGCCGACTACTGCGCCGGGGCCATGTTCGTGCAGCAGCTGCTGAGTCGCGGCTACGGCTTCGACGAGCGCGCCTTCGGCGGCGTGATCTTCCAGAAGAAG GCCGCGGACACTGCAGTGGGCTGGGCGCTCGGCTACATGCTGAACCTGACCAACCTGATCCCCGCCGACCCGCCGGGGCTGCGCAAGGGCACAGACTTCAGCTCCTGGGTCGTCCTCCTGCTGCTCTTCGCCTCCGCGCTCCTGGCTGCGCTTGTCCTGCTGCTGCGTCAGGTGCACTCCGCCAAGCTGCCAAGCACCATTTAG
- the ENTPD2 gene encoding ectonucleoside triphosphate diphosphohydrolase 2 isoform X1: MPRTGASGCAQRETRGHTPLPGSHSGLTNPEASTSVLMAVTHTLTQYPFDFRGARILSGQEEGVFGWVTANYLLENFIKYGWVGRWFRPRKGTLGAMDLGGASTQITFETTSPAEDRASEVQLHLYGQHYRVYTHSFLCYGRDQVLQRLLASALQTHGFHPCWPRGFSTQVLLGDVYQSPCTMAQRPQNFNSSARVSLSGSSDPHLCRDLVSGLFSFSSCPFSRCSFNGVFQPPVAGNFVAFSAFFYTVDFLRTSMGLPVATLQQLEAAAVNVCNQTWAQLQARVPGQRARLADYCAGAMFVQQLLSRGYGFDERAFGGVIFQKKAADTAVGWALGYMLNLTNLIPADPPGLRKGTDFSSWVVLLLLFASALLAALVLLLRQVHSAKLPSTI; encoded by the exons ATGCCTCGAACAGGCGCTTCAGGATGTGCCCAAAGAGAGACACGCGGGCACACCCCTCTACCTGGGAGCCACAGCGG CCTGACCAATCCAGAGGCCTCGACCAGTGTGCTCATGGCAGTGACTCACACACTGACCCAGTACCCCTTTGACTTCCGGGGTGCACGCATCCTCTCGGGCCAGGAAGAGGGGGTGTTTGGCTGGGTGACTGCCAACTACCTGCTGGAGAACTTCATCAAG TACGGCTGGGTGGGCCGGTGGTTCCGGCCACGGAAGGGGACACTGGGGGCCATGGACCTGGGGGGTGCCTCTACCCAGATCACTTTTGAGACAACCAGTCCAGCTGAGGACAGAGCCAGCGAGGTCCAGCTGCATCTCTACGGCCAGCACTACCGAGTCTACACCCACAGCTTCCTCTGCTATGGCCGTGACCAGGTCCTCCAGAGGCTGCTGGCCAGCGCCCTCCAG ACCCACGGCTTCCACCCCTGCTGGCCGAGGGGCTTTTCCACCCAAGTGCTGCTCGGGGATGTGTACCAGTCACCATGCACCATGGCCCAGCGGCCCCAGAACTTCAACAGCAGTGCCAGGGTCAGCCTGTCAGGGAGCAGTGACCCCCACCTCTGCCGAGATCTGGTTTCTGGGCTCTTCAGCTTCTCCTCCTGCCCCTTCTCCCGATGCTCTTTCAATGGGGTCTTCCAGCCCCCAGTGGCTGGGAACTTTGTG GCCTTCTCTGCCTTCTTCTACACTGTGGACTTTTTGCGGACTTCGATGGGGCTGCCCGTGGCCACCCTGCAGCAGCTGGAGGCAGCCGCAGTGAATGTCTGCAACCAGACCTGGGCTCAG CTGCAAGCTCGGGTGCCAGGGCAACGGGCCCGCCTGGCCGACTACTGCGCCGGGGCCATGTTCGTGCAGCAGCTGCTGAGTCGCGGCTACGGCTTCGACGAGCGCGCCTTCGGCGGCGTGATCTTCCAGAAGAAG GCCGCGGACACTGCAGTGGGCTGGGCGCTCGGCTACATGCTGAACCTGACCAACCTGATCCCCGCCGACCCGCCGGGGCTGCGCAAGGGCACAGACTTCAGCTCCTGGGTCGTCCTCCTGCTGCTCTTCGCCTCCGCGCTCCTGGCTGCGCTTGTCCTGCTGCTGCGTCAGGTGCACTCCGCCAAGCTGCCAAGCACCATTTAG